One window of Candidatus Endomicrobium procryptotermitis genomic DNA carries:
- a CDS encoding metallophosphoesterase, producing MKILAVSDIEDNRLYHIIKHNREKLNSINYIFSCGDLPRKYLEYLTDSIKKSLYFVSGNHYIFQFYGDNFNSQQIIKKLYYGKGMRLRLGGIDMHGRVEFLENYIVVGFGGSMKYNPGNFQFEEFEMERIVRRVKAEIRWQRIKEFFFLKKRKEVIVMSHAPVAGIHDKEDRCHQGFKCFRDFIHTVKPILWMHGHIHYEGQKKEQNTFVEKTLVSNIYSSKVIDIFNNEVKVSQVYDL from the coding sequence ATGAAAATTCTTGCCGTATCCGATATCGAAGATAACAGACTTTATCACATAATAAAGCATAATCGTGAGAAACTTAATTCTATTAATTATATTTTTTCATGCGGAGATTTACCTCGCAAATATCTTGAATATCTTACGGACAGTATAAAAAAGAGCTTGTATTTTGTTTCCGGTAATCATTATATTTTTCAGTTTTATGGAGATAATTTCAACTCCCAACAAATTATAAAAAAACTTTATTATGGCAAAGGTATGCGTCTTCGTTTAGGTGGAATAGACATGCACGGACGTGTAGAATTTCTTGAAAATTATATAGTCGTTGGTTTCGGTGGTTCGATGAAGTATAATCCCGGAAATTTTCAGTTTGAAGAGTTTGAAATGGAAAGAATAGTTAGACGGGTGAAAGCTGAAATAAGATGGCAAAGAATCAAAGAATTTTTCTTTTTAAAAAAGAGAAAAGAAGTCATCGTAATGTCTCATGCTCCTGTTGCAGGAATTCATGATAAAGAAGATAGATGTCATCAAGGGTTTAAATGTTTTAGAGATTTTATACATACAGTAAAACCTATATTGTGGATGCACGGGCACATTCATTATGAGGGACAGAAAAAAGAGCAGAATACTTTTGTCGAGAAAACGCTTGTATCTAATATTTATTCTTCAAAAGTTATTGACATTTTTAACAATGAAGTAAAAGTAAGCCAAGTTTATGATTTGTAA
- a CDS encoding MscL family protein, translating to MLKEFKNFMVKDNVVNMDVGIIIVQYHEKIKDHSCYC from the coding sequence TTGTTAAAAGAGTTTAAAAATTTTATGGTAAAAGATAATGTGGTTAATATGGATGTTGGCATTATCATAGTTCAGTATCATGAAAAGATTAAAGACCACAGCTGCTATTGTTGA